CAAGACCACCAGAATGACAAGGATGAGACCTACGCCGCCGGATGGACGGTAGCCCCAGTCGCGGCTGTAACCCCATGTAGGCAAGGCACCGAGCAGAGCCAGAACAACAATGATGATCAGAATGGTGGACACGATTTTTCACTCCTGTGTTTCGATCACAACGCAGGCATGAGCCGCTTGTTCCGGCGGAACAAATGCCGCACCCCGCTGTTGTCCCACAGGACAATCAAGTGAGTGAGGGCGTCATGCCAGGCAGGACATTCTGGAAAGGCCATTTGCGTTTGGCATTGGTGACCATCCCGGTGCAAATGGTGACCGCCACCAAGACCGATGCTGAAATTCACTTCCACCAGATCGACCGCGACAGCAAGAAACGCATCAAATATGTAAAGACCGCACCGGGCGTCGGCGAAGTGGCCAATGAAAACATCGTCAAGGGTTTTGAAGTCGAGCCTGGCAATTATGTGTTGCTGGAAGATGACGAGATTGATTCGCTGAAACTTGAAACCCGCCACACGATTGAGCTCACTGAATTTGTCGATGTTTGCGCCATTGATCCGCTTTATTTCGACCGGCCGTATTATCTTCTGCCAGATGGCGATGTGGCCGAAGAAGGCTTCCGCGTGATCCGCGATGCGCTGCGCGACGAAGGCAAGGCTGGCATTGGCCAGCTCACTTTGCGCGGTAAGGAAAACCTGATTTCATTGAAAGCCAGCGGTGCGGGCCTGCTGCTGGAAACGTTGCGCTATGAAAGTGAGATCAAGGAAGCCGATGACGTGTTCGCCGGCATAGGCAAATCCAAACTGAAACCCGAACTCACCGAAATGGCGCGCGATCTGATCGCCAAACGCACGACTAATTTTGATCCTTCCAAATTCAAGAACCATTATGCGGCCGCTTTGCGCGAACTGGTCAATGCCAAGCTGAAGCATGGCAAGGTGAAGGTGGATGACAATGAAGAAAAATCCGCCCCCGTGATCGACTTCATGGAGGCCCTGCGCAATTCCGTCGGCAAAGGCGAGAAGAAGAAAGCGGCGGCACCCGCAAAAACTGCAGCCAAGAAACGCGCCAAGGCGTCGTGATGCGCGGCGGCATGCTGGCGGAATATGGCCGGAAGCGGAATTTCTCTGCCACCTCCGAGCCCAAGCCCGCGCACAAAAAACAAAAAGGCCGCAGCTTTGTCGTGCAACGCCACTGGGCTACACGGGAGCATTTTGATCTACGCCTTGAGATGAATGGCGTGATGGTGAGCTGGGCGGTGACACGCGGCCCCAGCGCCAACCCGGCCGACAAACGCCTGGCGGTGAAGGTGGAAGACCACCCTGTTTCCTATTCGGATTTTGAAGGCACGATCCCCAAGGGCCAATATGGTGGTGGCACCGTGATGGTGTGGGACCGGGGCGATTACACCCCGCTGGTCGATGATCTCGATGAAGCGTTGCGCGGGGGTAAGCTGAAAATCGAATTTCACGGCGAGCGCATGAAGGGCGGCTACGCACTTGTGCGCATGCATACGCGCGACAAGTCGCATGACAATTGGCTGCTGATCAAGGAGCGCGATGAATATGCGGTGGGCAGCAGTAATCTTCCCGGCGAACACCTCACCAGTGTAAAGACTGGCCGCAACCGCGATGAGATCGCGGGCGGCACGCAAGTCTGGAAGACCACGCCGACCAAAGGTGCCAGCAAGGAGCGTGCGGCCTTTGTGAAGCCGATGCTGTGCAAGCTGGTGGACGCGCCGCCCGATGGTGCGGCCTGGCTGCATGAAGACAAGTACGATGGCTACCGCATCCAGATCGTGAAGAATGGCGACACGATCCGCCTCTATAGCCGCGAGGGTTTGGACTGGACGGAGAAATTTCCCTCCATCACAAAATCCGCTGCCAAGCTGAAGGCGGTTTCAGCCATCATCGATGGCGAGGCGGTTGTGTTCAACAAGAGCAAGGTCAGTGACTTTGGACAATTTGTTGCAGCACTGAAAGAGTCTCCAGCGCAGATTGAATACATGGCCTTCGATGCGCTGTTTTACGACGGCGCAGATTTGCGCCGTGAGAAACTGAGCGCCCGCAAGCTGGTGCTGGAAAAGCTGTTGCCCGCGAAGGATAAATACTTGCATCTCTCGCCCTTCACTCTGGGTGATGGCGCCAAGCGTTTCGCCAAAAGCCTGAAGGACGAGACCGAAGGCATCGTCTCCAAGCGCCTCGATTCAAAATATATTTCCGGGCGCGGTGATAGTTGGGTGAAGGCCAAGCATGGTACGCGCGAAGATGTGGTGGTGGTTGGTTACACGCCTTCGACCAAAGGCCGGGCCTTTGGGGCTTTGGTGTCTGCAGTGGAGAACAAGAAGGCATTGGACTATTCTGGCCGCATCGGAACCGGTTTCAGCGTGGTGGAACAGAAGCGCCTTCTTGAAATACTGAAGGGCTTGGAACGCAAAGGCCCGCCGCCATCCTTGCGGAACGCACAGCTTGCACCGCGCGGCACCAAATGGGTTCAACCGGAATTGCGCGTTGAAGTCGCCATGGCGGGCTGGACGCCGGACCATCAATTGCGCCATCCTCGCTATCTGGCTTTGCGCGCAATGCCTGAAACGAAAGCCCCGGTGATGAAAGCTGAACCACCGAAGAAACCGAAAGCCGTTTCCAAATCCTCCACGCCTTTGGTGATCACCCATGGTGACCGCGTGGTGTTTCCCGATGCCAAGATCACCAAGCAGCAGATCGCCGATTATTATGATGAAGTGGCCGAGCTCGTCCTGCCGCATCTGGCAGGCCGCCCGGTGAGCTTCGTGCGCGCACCCGAATCCATCGCCAAGGAAACCTTCTTTCAGCGCCACGCACTGAACGGCATGCGCGCCGGCATCGAGCGCGTGCCGGACCCGGAAGGCAAGCATGATGACTTCCTCGCCATCGCCGACAAATCCGGCCTGCGCAGCTGTGCACAATTCGGCATCGTGGAATTCCACGGCTGGGGATCGCATCTTCCGCATCTCGACAAGCCGGACCGCGTAGTCTTCGATCTTGACCCAGACGAGA
This Aestuariivirga litoralis DNA region includes the following protein-coding sequences:
- a CDS encoding DUF3309 family protein, whose product is MVSTILIIIVVLALLGALPTWGYSRDWGYRPSGGVGLILVILVVLLLMGRI
- the ligD gene encoding DNA ligase D, with amino-acid sequence MRGGMLAEYGRKRNFSATSEPKPAHKKQKGRSFVVQRHWATREHFDLRLEMNGVMVSWAVTRGPSANPADKRLAVKVEDHPVSYSDFEGTIPKGQYGGGTVMVWDRGDYTPLVDDLDEALRGGKLKIEFHGERMKGGYALVRMHTRDKSHDNWLLIKERDEYAVGSSNLPGEHLTSVKTGRNRDEIAGGTQVWKTTPTKGASKERAAFVKPMLCKLVDAPPDGAAWLHEDKYDGYRIQIVKNGDTIRLYSREGLDWTEKFPSITKSAAKLKAVSAIIDGEAVVFNKSKVSDFGQFVAALKESPAQIEYMAFDALFYDGADLRREKLSARKLVLEKLLPAKDKYLHLSPFTLGDGAKRFAKSLKDETEGIVSKRLDSKYISGRGDSWVKAKHGTREDVVVVGYTPSTKGRAFGALVSAVENKKALDYSGRIGTGFSVVEQKRLLEILKGLERKGPPPSLRNAQLAPRGTKWVQPELRVEVAMAGWTPDHQLRHPRYLALRAMPETKAPVMKAEPPKKPKAVSKSSTPLVITHGDRVVFPDAKITKQQIADYYDEVAELVLPHLAGRPVSFVRAPESIAKETFFQRHALNGMRAGIERVPDPEGKHDDFLAIADKSGLRSCAQFGIVEFHGWGSHLPHLDKPDRVVFDLDPDENVDFAEVKRAALQLRDMLKEIGLASWPLLSGGKGVHIIAPLDGTQDWDMIGTFTKGIARGLAEQDPKHFIATASKAQRSGKIYVDWLRNKMTATAIVPWSLRARATASVAVPITWEELPNFKSAARYTIKDHPSTNAWRGFFTKKQAIPAGAIAFLKSRWP
- a CDS encoding Ku protein, which produces MPGRTFWKGHLRLALVTIPVQMVTATKTDAEIHFHQIDRDSKKRIKYVKTAPGVGEVANENIVKGFEVEPGNYVLLEDDEIDSLKLETRHTIELTEFVDVCAIDPLYFDRPYYLLPDGDVAEEGFRVIRDALRDEGKAGIGQLTLRGKENLISLKASGAGLLLETLRYESEIKEADDVFAGIGKSKLKPELTEMARDLIAKRTTNFDPSKFKNHYAAALRELVNAKLKHGKVKVDDNEEKSAPVIDFMEALRNSVGKGEKKKAAAPAKTAAKKRAKAS